ATCCGTTCTTCCCCGTGAATACCCTGATGCTGATGCGAGGTGTCGTGGCGGCGCAGTTCGAGGGGGTGTTCGATTCCTATTTTCGTGCCGGCTATCACCACATGTGGGTCGAGCCGAAGAAGATGGATGAGCCGCAAGTGTTCCGCGAGGCCTTCCTTTCGTCGGGTCTAGACATCGATCGCCTTATCGCCCGTGCGCAGCAGGATGACGTCAAGAAGAAGCTGATCGAGAACACCAGCGACGCGGTAGCTCGCGGCACGTTCGGCTCGCCGACCTTCTTTGTCGGCGATGAGATCTTCTTCGGCAAGGACAGCCTGCGCGATGTCGAGGAAGAGATTGTCGCGCAGTTGGGTGGGGCGCAGCGCAGGACGGCGTGAATCGCCGGCAGCTAGACGTACGAAAAATCACAAACGACAGTCGTGGGAGGAATCGTTGCTGGCATCGGAGCAAACGGAGGCGGCGGGCCCGATTCTTGAAACCCTGCCGAATCGTATCCACCACGTTTTCGAGCCTTATGTTGCGGCGAAGCCGGACAGCGTCGCCGTCATCGGTGACAGTGAGAGGTTGACCTACCGCCAGTTCGGCCGCGCAGTGGTCGAGACGGCCGATGAGCTGCGCGCGCTTGGTATCCGGGCCGGCGACCGCGTGATGATCGTCAGCGAAAACTGCATAGCGCTGGCTTGCCTGCTGTTCGCCACAAGCCGCCTAGACGCTTGGGTGATCGTCGCCAATCCTCGCTTGTCGGCGCGTG
The DNA window shown above is from Bradyrhizobium sp. CB1650 and carries:
- a CDS encoding 2-hydroxychromene-2-carboxylate isomerase; protein product: MSAPLKVEFHFDFGSPNAYLAELALPAIEQRTGVKFDYVPVLLGGVYKATGNMSPAESLRGIKNKPEYNALETERFLRRHNITKFKANPFFPVNTLMLMRGVVAAQFEGVFDSYFRAGYHHMWVEPKKMDEPQVFREAFLSSGLDIDRLIARAQQDDVKKKLIENTSDAVARGTFGSPTFFVGDEIFFGKDSLRDVEEEIVAQLGGAQRRTA